TAGTTGCGCTGTCTTAGTTGTGCCATAGTGAATCATTTCCACTGGGATCTGAATAGCAGATTCGCTGGAGATAAAAATTATCCGTCCCCAGTTTTGCTCTAGCTGCTTTTGCAGATATTGCCGACTCAAGCGGACTCCACTGAGAACGTTAACCTCAAATATGTTTAACCAATCTTGATCAGTAATATCAAAGAAGGTTTTTGGCTCATAAATACCTAAATTGTTGATGAGAATATCAACGTGAGGAACTTTTTCAAAAAGTTGTTCTACCCCTGATGCTGTGCCGGTGTCAGCAACAACACCAGAAACTTTCGCATCGGGTGTAAAATGCTTAATTTTAGCGATCGCTTGAGCTACTCTTGCTTCAGACCGACCATTGATAATTACTGATGCACCCTCTTGAGCTAACCCAAGAGCGATCGCCAAACCAATGCCT
This Nostoc sp. C052 DNA region includes the following protein-coding sequences:
- a CDS encoding SDR family NAD(P)-dependent oxidoreductase codes for the protein MDLKLHGKSALVSGSTAGIGLAIALGLAQEGASVIINGRSEARVAQAIAKIKHFTPDAKVSGVVADTGTASGVEQLFEKVPHVDILINNLGIYEPKTFFDITDQDWLNIFEVNVLSGVRLSRQYLQKQLEQNWGRIIFISSESAIQIPVEMIHYGTTKTAQLAIARGLAEMTVGTGVTVNSVLPGPTRSEGVEEFISQLAQERGISPTEVEAEFFQNVRPTSLIKRFATNEEVAAIVVYLSSPVASATNGAALRVDGGVIRSIV